The Polyangium mundeleinium genome contains the following window.
CTTTACGAACACGGCCGGGGGAGGGACGAGGCGTGGACGCGAACGAACGACCGATGAGCCGAGCGCCCGAGGGGGCAGAGGACCCTTGCTTGGTGTTCGACCGTGCCTCCGGCCTCGACGACGAGCTCTTTCGCCTGCGGGCCGAGGGGCTCTCGCCCGCCGAGCGCGCGGCGGCCCTCGACGCGCTCTTTCGTTACGAATCCCGACAGACGGATCTCTTGCTCGGATACCAGTGCAACGAGCGGATCGATTGCGCGGAGACCCTCTCGCGATATCTCGATCGGCACCTCAACAACGTCGGCGACCCGTTCCAGAGCGGGTCGGCCAGCTTCAACACGAAATGGCTCGAGCGCGCCGTGCTCGATTATTTTGCCGCGCTCTGGCGCGCGAAGACCCCGCACGATCCCGACGACGGCGCGTCGTACTGGGGCTACCTGCTCACGATGGGCTCGACCGAGGGCAACCTCTACGGGCTCTGGAACGCCCGGGATTACCTCGCCGGGAAGTTCCTGCTCATCGACCCCGAGTCGGCGGACGAGGCGCGGGCGGCGGCCTCGAACGGAGGCGCGCGCGTCGTGCCTCCGCGCCTCGTCTATCAGCAGGCGCCCGCGCCCGAAAGCCAGCCGAACGCGCGCGTCCCGATCGCATTTTATTCGCAAGATACGCATTACTCCATCATCAAGGCGATGCGGGTGCTCGACATCCGCACGTTCTACGAGGTCGGCACCGAGCGCTACCCCCGCGACAACCCGCTCGCGCCCGGCAAGCCGTGGCCGCACGAGGTGCCGTCGGTCGGCGGGACGAACGGCGTCGGGGTCATCGACATCGACGCGCTGACCACGCTCGTCGCGTTTTTCGCCTCGCGGGGCCACCCGATCCTCGTCAATTTCAACTACGGAACGACCTTCAAAGGCGCCTACGACGACGTGGAGGCGGCCGGGGCCGCGCTCCTGCCCATCCTGCGCCGGTACGGCCTCGACGAGCGCGAGGTTCATTATGATCCCAGGGATTGCCGGAAGTACGACGTCCGCACGGGGTACTGGTTCCACGTCGACGGCGCGCTCGGCGCCGCGTACATGCCCTTCCTGGAGATGGCCCACGCGGCGGGGCGGATCACGACGCGCGGGCCGAACTTCGATTTCCGTCTCCCGTACGTGTGCTCCCTCGTGATGAGCGGGCACAAATGGATCGGCGCGCCGTTTCCTTGCGGCGTGTACATGACCCGGACGAAGCTCATGCTCCGGCCGCCCAGCCGGCCCGAGTACATCGGCTCGCCCGACACCACGTTCGCCGGATCCCGCAATGGCCTGTCCGCCCTCGTCCTCTGGGATCACCTCGCCAGGCGCTCGTACGAGGATCAGATCCGGAAAGCGCTCTACACGGAGGATCTCTCGGCCTACGCGGAGCGGAGACTACGCGAGCTCGGCCAGCGGCTCGGGCAAGCTCTTTGGGTCGAGCGCGCCCCGCTTTCGCTCACCATTCGCTTCCGGGCCGTGAGCCCCGCGCTCGCGTTCAAGTACACACTGGCGTGCGAGACGCTCTACGTGGATGGAGAAAAACGGCAATACCACCACATTTACGTGATGGAGCACGTCACGCGCGAGCGCATCGACGCGTTCCTGAACGACCTCGCGGCCCCCGACGCGTTCCCGGCGCAGGAAGTCCGGCCCACGGCGCCGGCCCATGAAAGCCACGTGGCTGGGCGCGAGGGCAGGCTCATGCACGTGCCGCATACGGGGCGCAGCTTCAGCGGCTGACAGGCTCCACGGCGAGAGCTCAACGCGGCGTGAAGATGGCCAAATCGTCGATGCCGAGGGCTTGCTCCATCCTGGCCACGTCTGCGACGGCGTCCTCGAAGCCATGTTCGCCGAAGAGCTCGTGCTCGCGGTCCTCGAATGCCTCGCCGAGCGCCTCGTACGCGTCCTTCGAGACGATCGACCGGAATGCGGGAAACAGCACGGTGTCCTCGCGCGCCTCGTGCGGGCGGTACATCCTGACGAATTGCCGGAGCACCGTCACGAGCCTCCCGCGATTGGCCTCTTTCGACGCGGCGAGCCGCCGGACCTCGTCCGTCAGGCGGCGCCCCGCCTCGTGCTGGCTCCGGAGCACGCTCACCAGATCAACGAGCTTTCCCGCCTGCACGAACCGGGGAAAGAGGTGCTCCTCTTCGAGCTTCTCGTGATACTCCTCGATGAAGCGCCGCAGGAGCCCGGTCGCGCTCGCGAGGACGTCCATGGGCATCTCCTCCTTCGATGCGAGGCGGCGCGCGGATTCGTCGTACACGAGCAGGACGCGGTTCAGGACGCCGTGCTCGCGCATCAGGTCCTCCGCCGGGGACACGTCCGGCTCTTCTTGGGCCTCCTTCCGCCCCTGGGCGCGCGGAGACGCGATCGAGGCGGACGTACCGGCGCAGCCCCCGACGAGCAGGCCCGCGCCCGCAGCTCCGGCGGATCGAAGAAACGTCCGGCGCAGGCGATTTCCACGCTCCATGACCGACACCTCCTGCTTTCGTGTGTCGCGAATTCGATCGATATCGAGATACGGCTGCGGCGAGGCACGGTCAAGGCCGGCGGGCTGCGGCGTCCGAGCAAGATTTCCACGCTGTTCCAACCTGTGCCACGCCTGGCACCCGTGCCGCGCCCCCCGAGGCGCGCCGCCCCTGCTCGTCGGAGATTCCCCGGGGCACGACCGTTGCTCGTCCGCCCGGCATGAAACGTAGCATTCTGCGGCGCGCCGCTTTCTTGCTCCTCGCGCTCTCGAGCGCCTCGGCACTCTGGGCTTGTGGCGATGGTGGCGGCAATCCAAACCCCGGCTCCGGCGGCGGAGACCAGGGCGGCGGTGGACAGGGCGGCGGTGGCCCCGGCGGTGGAGACCAAGGCGGCGGCGGACAGGGCGGGACGGGCGGGTTCGACTGGCCCGTCGATACCTATCCCATCTCGATCACGCCGTCCGACACCTGGAAAAACCAGATCTCGTACCCCTACGACCCCTTCGTCTCGGAGCCCAATGGCAACAGCCTGGATGGCGGCGTCCGGTGGATCAAATTCACCGTCCTGATGCACGACCCGACGAAGGTGTATTTCCAGGACAGCTACCCGTACCCCTTCCACGCGCCCTTCGCCGTCGAGCGCCTCGATCCGTTCTTCGGCATGTCGATCGCCGAATACAACGACGTCTCGCTGCACGCGGAAGGCCAGAAGGCCATCCTCGGCGCCGTGCTCATCCCGCCCGATCCGCTGAGCTTCCCGGAGTACGGCATCCAGCTCGTCCGGCAGGACGCATACGACCCCGAGATGGCGCGCGTCGTCCTCGATCTCGTGAAAAAGAACGTCGTGGCGGAGACGCCGGTGACGCCGTTTTATTTCCCCACGTACGAGCAAAACGCATCGGCGCAGGAGAACCAGAGCTTCTACGCCAATGCAGGCTTCCCCGTGAGCAGCGTCGATCGGTGGATCGGGGGCAACCAATGTTATGCGATGGGCTGGGCGCTCGGCAAGCTCCGCTACGTGCCTACCGATCAGATCGAGGACGCGTACACGAATGGGACGTTGAAATCAGAGGACATCCTCCTCACCGATGCGATCCCCGCGGAATTGCCTTATCTCGCGGGGATCGTCTCCCTCTCACCGTCGACGCCGAATGCGCACACCGCCATCCTCGCGACCTCGTTCGGCATCCCGTTCGTGTACCTCGCGAGCGAGGCGGAACGCGAGCAAGCCAAGGCCCTCGACGGCAAGGAGATCATCCTGCGCGCGAAAAACCAGTACGGCCGTTGCGACGCCGCACTCTTCGACATGAACGGCGCGCTCACGGCCGCCGATCGCGACGCGCTGCTCGCGCAGAAAAAGCCGGCACCTCTCTCCTTTTCGCCCAAGCAGACGCTCGGCGCCATCGTCCGGAACACCGACGATCTCGGCCCGGCCGACATCGTTCATTTCGGCGGCAAGGCGGCCAATTACGGCCTGCTCCGCGACGCGATCCCCGACGATTCCCAGGAAGCCCTCGCCCTCTCGTTCGACCTATGGGACGGCTTCCTCGATCAAACCATGCCGGGCGGCAAAACGCTGCGGCAGGAAATCGGCGAGCGGCTCGCGAGCTACCAGTACCCGCCGAACCTCGCCGCCCTCAAGGTCGATCTCGCCGCCATTCGCGCACGAATCGAGGGCGACGCGACCTTCTCGGACGCCCAGCGGCAAGCGGTCCTCGCCGCGCTCGCCTCGTTCGATCCGGCGCGCAAGATCCGCTTCCGCAGCTCGACCAACGTCGAGGACAGCGACGCATTCACGGGCGCAGGGCTCTACGACAGCGCGAGCGGCTGCCTCGCCGACGACACCGACGCGGACACCACGGGCCCGAGCCATTGCGACGCGTCACAAAGCAGCGAGCGCGGCGTGTTCCGCGCGCTCCAGAAGGTGTACGCGAGCTTCTACAACGACAACGCCTTCATCGCGCGCCTGCTCTACGGCGTGAACGAGAGCGACGTCGGCATGGGCGTGCTCGTCCATTACTCCTACCCGGACGAGGACGAGCTCGCGAATGGAGTGGCGACGAACGTGCGCCGCACCGACCCGATCGACGACATGAAAATCGTCTCGCAGGTCGGCGCGCTCAGCGTGACGAACCCCGAGGGCGGCGCGCTCCCCGAGGTCGTCCACGGCTTCCATTCCCAGTGGGGCAACTCGTTCGCTACCATCGCCGGATCGAGCCTCGTGCCGCTCGGCGGCCACGTCATGGAGTGGGACAGCGATTACGTGAAGCTCGGCGGGCTGCTCGGCAAGGTGGCGGATCGGTTCGCCGAGGCCCATCCCGGCAAACCGACGTTCGCGCTCGATTACGAGTACAAGAAGATGAAACCCGACGGGGCGCTGCTCATCAAGCAGGTGCGCGAGCTGCCGCTGCCGGACGACAAAGCCACGCTCACGCCCTTCCTCGTCCCCGGGCCACGCGTGCTCTGCACGCTCCAGGGCGAGCAAAGCGACGTCTTTGCCCTCCATCGGCTGAAAATGCGCGCGTCGCTCCGGGCGCGTACGGGGTTCGTCGACGCGGCGAGCCTCGCGGCCGAGACGTTGTATGGCGACGTGTCGTTCACCTACGTCTCCGCGAATGGCGTTTCGACCCTCACGGGCAATCCGGGGACGTGGCCCTCCGCCGCGCACAGCTTCATGAGCGATCAGACGCTCGATCTCTTCACGTCGGGCAGCGGCGCGGACGCGCGGACCCTCGAGCTCTCGACGAGCTCCGTGCCCACGCTGCTCCCGCCGTCCGACGGCCCGATCCTCGCCCTTCGCGACATGGAGATTCAGCTCGCGGCGGAGTATACGACGCCGGTCCCGTATCTCGACTGGGATGGCACGCCGGCGAAACGCACGCGGGACGATGCCATTCGCCTCACCACGTGCATGGACGAGGGACCCCTCCCGTCGGGCGCGTCGATGCAGACAAGGACGATCGAGGCGGGCGGCGTGAAAATCGTGACGAAGTATTACTGGCCAGCGCCGCCCACCGGCGTCGTCGCCGGCTACACCGCGCCGCTCCTGCGCTGGGAGGAGACGCGGATCGAGGGCCTCACGACGGCGCCCATCGTGCTCAAGGGGTATTTCTCGCAGACGTACCGGCCGCAGCACCACAACTTCAGCGAGGATTTCCTCTTCGAGCCGGCCCTCGAAGAGGGTTTGCCCGCGAACGTGCTCGCCGAGCTCACGGCGAAGGGGATTCGTCAGATGTACGTGCTCGGCACCACGATCGGCACGATCGACCCGGCCGGGCAGATGAAGACGCTGTAACCCTTCATTCGAGACGCACGTCTCTACTTCTTCGCCGCCCGCGGGAACACCGGTCGCCGGCCCGGGACCTGAGCATGGGTCTCATCTGGAAGCCGTTTCGCTGAATTATCGCGGCATCTTCCCGATATCGACGACCCGCGCCGCGCGTGGCCGCGTCTGCCATCGGAGCAGTTGAATCGGCCATGCGACCTTCGACGCACCGTTATGGAAGAGCGCCACGCGATCCATCTGCGGCACCGGCAGCCAGAGCGCGCCGTCGCCGTCGAGAAACGGCGCGTCGGCCCAGTGCAGGCGCGGATCCGTCACGAGCGTCGTCAACGAGCCATCCGGCATGCGCTTTTTCACGGAGTTCGTCGCGAGCTCCGTGAAGTAAAGCTCGCCCCCCGGCCCGAGGGCCGTGCCGCCCACGGGAGGCAAATCCGCCCACGGCTCGACCTTGCTCGCGAGCGCTTCCGGCGAGAGCGATGCGTCGTCGAGCGCGCTCGTGGGCACGCGCGACCACGGACCGCCGAGCGGCCCATAGAAGAGCCATTCTCCATCGGAGCTCACCTCGAGCGGATCGGCATGCACGCGGAGCGGCTCGCCCGAGGGGTTTTTCACGACCGCGCCGCCGACCACGATATCGCGATCCGCGCGGGCCGTGACGGAGGCATGCCCATCGAGGACGCGGCGACCCTTGCCGCTCGCGAGGTCCACGACCACGAGCGCCGGCGCGCCCGCATCCGTGAGGTACACGCTTCGCTTGCCGAAACGCACGTCGTCGATGTAGCTCCCGCGCTTCGTCACGCCGTCGAGCGGCACGATCTGCTCCACGGCCCCCCCCGGCAGCCCGATCCGGATGAGCTTCGCGCCGCCGGGAATCGGATCGCCGCCAAACGTGGGTGCGCCCGTGTCCACGACCCATAGCGCGCCCGCGCCGTCGAGGTGCAGGGCGTTCACGCTCACGAACGCGCGCGAGGGATCCTCGCCGGGATGAAAGCCATTCCACGCCGCATCCGGAAACGGAGCGACGCGCCCCTTCGCGTCGAGCGCGCCCACGGCCGGCCCACGTGAGCCGGTCCAGCGGGGTCCGGCCACGAAAACGCGACCCGCGTGAACGGCGACGGCGTTCCAGATCATCCCGTCGGAGCTCGCCACCACCTCGATCGCATCTTCGGTCTTGCTCGCGGGCGTGGCAGGCGCGATCGTGGCGCTGCCGCACGCCGTCATCATGATCCCGGTTAAAATCGCACCCATCGCACTCGTTTTCATGCGCATGATCCTCTCCCGTATCGAAGGCGCCCCGTGAAAGACCCGCGGGTCGCCTGGGACGACGTTCACTTGTTCCTCGCCGTGGCGCGCGCCGGCACGCTGAGCGCCGCCGGGCCGCGGCTCGGCCTCACGCAGCCCACGGCGGGCCGGCGGCTCCGCGCGCTGGAGCAGTCCGTCGGCGTCACGCTCTTCCAGCGCACGCCGCGCGGATTTCGCCTCACGGAAGCAGGGGAGGCGATGTTCCGTCACGCCGAGCGCATGGAGCACGAAGCCGTGGCCCTCGAGCGACGTCTCTTCGGCGAGACGCGCGAAACGGGCGGCGTGCTCCGCATCTCGACGAGCGAGTGGTTCGCGCGGCACGTCCTCGGCCCGGTGCTCGCCGCGTTCACCCGCGAGCATCCGCGCGTGACCGTCGAAGTCGTGGCCGAATCACGCCTCCTCGACCTCGATCGGCAAGAGGCCGACCTGGTCTTTCGTTTCATCGCGTTCGACCGCGCCGACATCGTGCAGCGTCGGCTCACGCAAATCCGGTATGGCCTCTACGCCGCGCAGACGTATCTCGATGCGCGCGGCGCTCCCGACGCGCACGGCGGCGAGGGCCACGCGATCGTCACGATGGATCGCGCATTCGACGCGCTCGCCGACGTCGCATGGCTCCGCGCGCGGTTCCCTGGCGCGCACGCCACCGTGCGGAGCAACAGCCGCGACGTGCAGGCCGCCGCGTGCGTACACGGCGCCGGCCTCGCCGTCTTGCCGAGGGTGATCGGAGATGCGCTCCCGCTCGTGCGCCTCGACGTCGGAGAAGAGCCGCCCGGCCGTACCATCTGGCTCGGCTACCATCGCGACCTCAAGGGCCTCCCGCGCCTTCGCGCGCTCGCCGACCACGTGCACGCCTCCGTGCCGAAGACGCTCTGACGTCAGAAGCCGACGAGCACGCTCTTGCCGATCGCCTTGCCACTCTCGATCGTGGCGTGAACCTTCTTCAGCGTCGCCGCATCGATACGGCCGGCCCGCTCGGTCAGCGTCGTGCGGAGCACGCCTGCGTCGACGAGCGCCGAGACTTCTTCGAGCAGACGATGCTGCTCGAGCATGTCGTTCGTCTGGAAGATCGACCGCGTGAACATGAGCTCCCAGCCGACCGTCACGCTCTTCCGCTTGAAGGGTACGATGTCGAAGGATTTCGGATCGTCGATAAGCACCACGCGTCCCTGCGGCGCGACGGCCTTGGCGATCGCCTCCTGATGCCGGTCGCTCGCGGTCAGCCCTGCCACGTACTCCACGTTTGGAATTCCAAGCGCGGCCAATCCTGCATCGAGCGGCTGCGTGTGATCGATCGCGTGATGGGCGCCCATGTCGAGGACCCACTTTTTCGTCTCCGGCCGTGAGGCCGTCGCGATGACCGTGAGCCCCGTCAGGCGCCGCGCGATCTGAATGAGGATCGAACCCACGCCGCCCGCGCCGTTGATGACGAGGAGTGATCCCGCCTGCGCCTTGCGACCATACGGAACGCCGAGCCGATCAAAAAGCAGCTCCCACGCGGTGATCGCGGTCAGCGGCAGCGCCGCGGCTTCGGCGAAATCGAGGGACTTCGGTTTGCGACCCACGATCCGTTCGTCGACGAGATGTTTTTCGGCATTCGTGCCGGGCCGGCCGATTGCGCCTGCATAAAAGACCTCGTCTCCCGGGCGGAACAACGTCACGTCCGGCCCGACCGCTTCGACGACGCCCGACGCGTCCCAGCCGAGCACACGGGGGTTTCCGTCCTCGGACTTGAAGCTCGCGCGAATTTTCACGTCGACGGGGTTCACGGAGACCGCGTGGACACGGACGAGGAGGTCGCGCCCGGTGGCTTTCGGCTCGGGGAGCTCGACGTCGACGAGGGCATGGTCTGCGGTAATGGGGAGAGGTTGGTGGGTGCCGACGGCCTTCATGGGGACGACTCCTTGGTTCGTGGAGGTCCTGCGTATCATTGGACCCCTCGGTCCGCCGCGCGAGGTCCGTGTGCGCATGCCGGCCATGCGCCAGCGCATGGCGCGAAAGGGACGTCGCGACAAGCCCGCGAAGGCGCTGGTGCTCGGCATCGAGCTGGGGTACGAGGCCTCGTGATCAGCGATGTGATGCGCGCCGAAGCCTCCGTCTGGATGCTCGAAACGTATCGGCCCCCGCTCGCCGTTCTCGCGGAGCGCCTGGCCTCGACGGATCCAGCCGAGGCGCTCGCGGCCGCAAAAGCGCTCGCGAAGCACGCGAGGGAAGGGGAGGACGATCCAAAAGCACTCGCGGCGTGCGTGCCGGCAGACCTCCTCGCGTTGACACACGATGCGCAGGCTGTCGTCGCCGAGCTCGCGGTCACGGGCTTGCCCATTGTGATCCCCAAGCTCCCCGCAAACCTTCCGCCCGAGCTCGCGTGCCGTTTTCGATGCGCGACGCTGCTCGCTTCCCCCGAGCGCCTGCCGCTCGACGAGGCCTCGCCGCTGGATCTACGCGCCGTCGCGGATGCGCCCGTCGAACGGGCCTTGACGTCGGGCCTCTG
Protein-coding sequences here:
- a CDS encoding pyridoxal-dependent decarboxylase, with protein sequence MFDRASGLDDELFRLRAEGLSPAERAAALDALFRYESRQTDLLLGYQCNERIDCAETLSRYLDRHLNNVGDPFQSGSASFNTKWLERAVLDYFAALWRAKTPHDPDDGASYWGYLLTMGSTEGNLYGLWNARDYLAGKFLLIDPESADEARAAASNGGARVVPPRLVYQQAPAPESQPNARVPIAFYSQDTHYSIIKAMRVLDIRTFYEVGTERYPRDNPLAPGKPWPHEVPSVGGTNGVGVIDIDALTTLVAFFASRGHPILVNFNYGTTFKGAYDDVEAAGAALLPILRRYGLDEREVHYDPRDCRKYDVRTGYWFHVDGALGAAYMPFLEMAHAAGRITTRGPNFDFRLPYVCSLVMSGHKWIGAPFPCGVYMTRTKLMLRPPSRPEYIGSPDTTFAGSRNGLSALVLWDHLARRSYEDQIRKALYTEDLSAYAERRLRELGQRLGQALWVERAPLSLTIRFRAVSPALAFKYTLACETLYVDGEKRQYHHIYVMEHVTRERIDAFLNDLAAPDAFPAQEVRPTAPAHESHVAGREGRLMHVPHTGRSFSG
- a CDS encoding L-dopachrome tautomerase-related protein; this translates as MKTSAMGAILTGIMMTACGSATIAPATPASKTEDAIEVVASSDGMIWNAVAVHAGRVFVAGPRWTGSRGPAVGALDAKGRVAPFPDAAWNGFHPGEDPSRAFVSVNALHLDGAGALWVVDTGAPTFGGDPIPGGAKLIRIGLPGGAVEQIVPLDGVTKRGSYIDDVRFGKRSVYLTDAGAPALVVVDLASGKGRRVLDGHASVTARADRDIVVGGAVVKNPSGEPLRVHADPLEVSSDGEWLFYGPLGGPWSRVPTSALDDASLSPEALASKVEPWADLPPVGGTALGPGGELYFTELATNSVKKRMPDGSLTTLVTDPRLHWADAPFLDGDGALWLPVPQMDRVALFHNGASKVAWPIQLLRWQTRPRAARVVDIGKMPR
- a CDS encoding hemerythrin domain-containing protein translates to MERGNRLRRTFLRSAGAAGAGLLVGGCAGTSASIASPRAQGRKEAQEEPDVSPAEDLMREHGVLNRVLLVYDESARRLASKEEMPMDVLASATGLLRRFIEEYHEKLEEEHLFPRFVQAGKLVDLVSVLRSQHEAGRRLTDEVRRLAASKEANRGRLVTVLRQFVRMYRPHEAREDTVLFPAFRSIVSKDAYEALGEAFEDREHELFGEHGFEDAVADVARMEQALGIDDLAIFTPR
- a CDS encoding LysR family transcriptional regulator; protein product: MKDPRVAWDDVHLFLAVARAGTLSAAGPRLGLTQPTAGRRLRALEQSVGVTLFQRTPRGFRLTEAGEAMFRHAERMEHEAVALERRLFGETRETGGVLRISTSEWFARHVLGPVLAAFTREHPRVTVEVVAESRLLDLDRQEADLVFRFIAFDRADIVQRRLTQIRYGLYAAQTYLDARGAPDAHGGEGHAIVTMDRAFDALADVAWLRARFPGAHATVRSNSRDVQAAACVHGAGLAVLPRVIGDALPLVRLDVGEEPPGRTIWLGYHRDLKGLPRLRALADHVHASVPKTL
- a CDS encoding PEP/pyruvate-binding domain-containing protein — translated: MKRSILRRAAFLLLALSSASALWACGDGGGNPNPGSGGGDQGGGGQGGGGPGGGDQGGGGQGGTGGFDWPVDTYPISITPSDTWKNQISYPYDPFVSEPNGNSLDGGVRWIKFTVLMHDPTKVYFQDSYPYPFHAPFAVERLDPFFGMSIAEYNDVSLHAEGQKAILGAVLIPPDPLSFPEYGIQLVRQDAYDPEMARVVLDLVKKNVVAETPVTPFYFPTYEQNASAQENQSFYANAGFPVSSVDRWIGGNQCYAMGWALGKLRYVPTDQIEDAYTNGTLKSEDILLTDAIPAELPYLAGIVSLSPSTPNAHTAILATSFGIPFVYLASEAEREQAKALDGKEIILRAKNQYGRCDAALFDMNGALTAADRDALLAQKKPAPLSFSPKQTLGAIVRNTDDLGPADIVHFGGKAANYGLLRDAIPDDSQEALALSFDLWDGFLDQTMPGGKTLRQEIGERLASYQYPPNLAALKVDLAAIRARIEGDATFSDAQRQAVLAALASFDPARKIRFRSSTNVEDSDAFTGAGLYDSASGCLADDTDADTTGPSHCDASQSSERGVFRALQKVYASFYNDNAFIARLLYGVNESDVGMGVLVHYSYPDEDELANGVATNVRRTDPIDDMKIVSQVGALSVTNPEGGALPEVVHGFHSQWGNSFATIAGSSLVPLGGHVMEWDSDYVKLGGLLGKVADRFAEAHPGKPTFALDYEYKKMKPDGALLIKQVRELPLPDDKATLTPFLVPGPRVLCTLQGEQSDVFALHRLKMRASLRARTGFVDAASLAAETLYGDVSFTYVSANGVSTLTGNPGTWPSAAHSFMSDQTLDLFTSGSGADARTLELSTSSVPTLLPPSDGPILALRDMEIQLAAEYTTPVPYLDWDGTPAKRTRDDAIRLTTCMDEGPLPSGASMQTRTIEAGGVKIVTKYYWPAPPTGVVAGYTAPLLRWEETRIEGLTTAPIVLKGYFSQTYRPQHHNFSEDFLFEPALEEGLPANVLAELTAKGIRQMYVLGTTIGTIDPAGQMKTL
- a CDS encoding zinc-binding alcohol dehydrogenase family protein, producing MKAVGTHQPLPITADHALVDVELPEPKATGRDLLVRVHAVSVNPVDVKIRASFKSEDGNPRVLGWDASGVVEAVGPDVTLFRPGDEVFYAGAIGRPGTNAEKHLVDERIVGRKPKSLDFAEAAALPLTAITAWELLFDRLGVPYGRKAQAGSLLVINGAGGVGSILIQIARRLTGLTVIATASRPETKKWVLDMGAHHAIDHTQPLDAGLAALGIPNVEYVAGLTASDRHQEAIAKAVAPQGRVVLIDDPKSFDIVPFKRKSVTVGWELMFTRSIFQTNDMLEQHRLLEEVSALVDAGVLRTTLTERAGRIDAATLKKVHATIESGKAIGKSVLVGF